The Microcoleus sp. AS-A8 genome window below encodes:
- a CDS encoding Uma2 family endonuclease, with amino-acid sequence MTPATIATPTKESPLLFEGLTWREFKAVEQLLDRPGYRLSFLDGVLEIRRMPGEPHETVKKRIAALLELYLLMAGFDFTPTGSMTLESEGGAVKREADESYKLAPSRVRPDLAIEVVFTSGGINKLEVYKRLKIKEVWFWEDGVLEVYHLREEGNTLHYEKVSSSEEVKAIDLNLLLRCINMVNHVDAIKTFQQELQQ; translated from the coding sequence ATGACCCCAGCAACAATCGCAACACCCACAAAGGAATCACCCCTTTTGTTTGAGGGACTAACTTGGAGAGAGTTTAAAGCCGTTGAGCAATTATTAGATCGTCCAGGATATCGACTCTCTTTCCTGGATGGAGTTTTGGAGATTCGACGAATGCCAGGAGAACCCCACGAAACAGTTAAAAAGAGGATTGCTGCATTGTTGGAACTTTACCTGCTCATGGCAGGGTTTGACTTTACTCCAACTGGCTCAATGACTCTAGAAAGTGAAGGGGGCGCTGTCAAGCGAGAGGCAGATGAATCTTATAAACTTGCCCCAAGTCGAGTGCGTCCCGATCTAGCGATCGAGGTGGTGTTTACGAGTGGCGGCATCAACAAACTGGAGGTGTACAAGCGGCTGAAGATAAAGGAAGTGTGGTTTTGGGAAGACGGAGTTTTAGAGGTCTATCACCTACGGGAAGAGGGGAATACACTTCACTATGAAAAGGTTTCTAGTAGTGAGGAAGTAAAAGCCATCGATCTAAATTTGTTGTTACGTTGCATCAATATGGTGAATCATGTTGATGCGATCAAGACTTTTCAGCAGGAACTTCAGCAATAG
- a CDS encoding tetratricopeptide repeat protein — translation MHPRLKSVSLFTTTLLLSLTPSLLPRASTRVTSTLDFLLPASAQTLTTQNRQTEVDKLFQEGVQQYRHGEYPKALQTYQRVLEIRQQLNDKAGIGQTLNNIGEVYLGLAQPDKAEDVLQQALAMRRELKDRKGEGETLDNLGSIYLFKDQYDKALETLQQALAIRREGKDRAGEGRTLTKIGVTYSYLKQKSKALEIYNQALAIQQEVGDKFQIGYTFGAIGSLYSDLEDYPRALEWFEKSLDAHREVGNRFAEGNFLSQAIELANQALQVAKRLENSDIEQHTLGELRDIYNNQGNYQKALELAQQCLTLLQQSESNYEFLALQDLSRSYGAVGDTQKAIEVANQSVAKSRQQQNPNFEQQALAALSQAYNAQGKYEQGIEVGQQSLAIAQKIKNFRGEAWAAESLSNAYQKLGDYQKVISVVEPGLVSARKYKDRQQEASLLMNLGDAYQIVGNYTKGKEFIEQSLAIAQELKNPGLESQALSYLGNLYNNSNDYQRALELNQQSLKIATELKSPLLESISEFNLGDIYSKLGNYPKSREYYQQALATMRQLKNRQGEGIALLSLADTYFAQREPQKTVEFAQPTSQMCL, via the coding sequence ATGCACCCCCGTCTCAAGTCCGTCAGCTTGTTTACGACAACGTTGCTGCTTTCCCTGACTCCTTCCCTACTCCCTAGGGCAAGCACAAGGGTTACCTCTACTCTCGACTTCCTACTCCCTGCCTCAGCACAGACACTCACGACTCAAAACCGCCAAACTGAGGTAGACAAGCTATTCCAAGAAGGCGTGCAGCAGTATCGCCACGGGGAATACCCCAAAGCACTGCAAACTTATCAACGGGTACTGGAGATACGGCAACAACTGAACGACAAAGCCGGAATTGGGCAAACCCTCAACAACATAGGTGAGGTTTACCTCGGTTTAGCGCAACCTGACAAAGCCGAAGATGTCTTGCAGCAAGCCTTGGCTATGCGTCGGGAACTAAAAGACCGAAAGGGGGAAGGAGAAACCCTCGATAACCTTGGCTCAATTTACCTCTTCAAAGACCAATATGACAAAGCTTTGGAAACTTTACAGCAAGCCTTAGCTATTCGTCGAGAGGGAAAAGATAGGGCAGGGGAAGGTAGGACACTGACAAAAATAGGGGTAACTTACTCTTATTTAAAACAAAAGTCTAAAGCTTTAGAAATATATAACCAAGCACTGGCAATTCAGCAAGAAGTAGGAGATAAATTTCAGATAGGTTATACGTTTGGTGCGATAGGTTCACTATATTCAGATTTGGAAGACTATCCCCGTGCTTTGGAGTGGTTTGAGAAATCATTAGACGCACACCGAGAGGTAGGTAATCGCTTCGCCGAAGGCAATTTTCTGTCCCAGGCAATAGAGTTAGCAAACCAAGCCTTACAAGTTGCTAAACGACTAGAAAATAGCGACATTGAACAGCATACTTTGGGTGAATTGAGGGACATTTACAATAACCAAGGGAACTATCAAAAAGCTCTGGAGTTAGCACAACAATGCTTGACACTGCTACAGCAGAGTGAAAGTAACTATGAGTTCTTGGCTTTACAAGATTTGAGCCGCAGTTACGGGGCTGTAGGAGACACCCAAAAAGCCATTGAGGTAGCAAACCAATCTGTGGCAAAGTCTCGACAACAGCAAAATCCCAATTTTGAACAACAAGCTTTGGCTGCTCTTAGCCAAGCATACAATGCACAAGGGAAATATGAGCAGGGGATTGAAGTAGGACAACAAAGCTTGGCTATTGCTCAAAAAATCAAAAACTTCCGAGGCGAAGCATGGGCGGCGGAGTCTCTCAGCAATGCTTATCAAAAATTGGGAGACTATCAAAAAGTAATTTCTGTTGTAGAACCAGGCTTAGTATCTGCAAGAAAATACAAAGACCGTCAACAAGAAGCAAGCTTGCTAATGAATTTGGGCGATGCTTACCAAATAGTTGGCAATTACACCAAAGGTAAGGAGTTCATCGAGCAAAGTTTGGCAATAGCACAAGAGTTAAAAAATCCTGGTTTGGAATCTCAAGCATTATCTTACCTGGGTAATCTTTACAACAATAGCAATGACTATCAGAGAGCATTGGAGTTGAATCAGCAAAGCTTGAAAATAGCTACAGAACTTAAGAGTCCTTTACTGGAGTCCATATCAGAGTTTAATCTCGGTGATATCTACAGTAAGCTGGGAAATTACCCCAAAAGTCGCGAATATTATCAACAGGCACTTGCCACGATGCGGCAACTTAAAAATCGCCAAGGTGAAGGTATTGCTTTATTAAGTCTTGCTGATACTTACTTTGCCCAAAGAGAACCGCAAAAAACTGTAGAATTTGCCCAACCGACAAGCCAAATGTGCCTCTAA
- a CDS encoding CHAT domain-containing protein, which yields MPLSATESKIPAASQSLIALGRKISECDRTNCSQKSALNDKLTAVVEQFNQDLLKIDKEIRANRTTDDVFFDPRKLAKAREIVKAQPGTVMIYPLVMENKLWLLMYSEGDVVKKVEVNVGQQELGETVVQFRKLLQSPNSNIAEVQATSAKLYNWLIKPLEAELKANPIKHLVFSLDRVTRYIPMSALFDGKNYLIENYSVYTVLSADLTDMRDRLPTGTQNTPILAMGLSDAVSGFNALPNVPAELDAIVLTKTNDTQGIYPGEKFLNHAFDFRTLRDNLTGYKILHLATHGEFVPNSSDKSYLLLGTGEQLTIAKINALTALSNIHLVVLSACETALAGPRQDGVEIASVAYYFLNGGAKAVMASLWSVNDASTSLLMQQFYKDLASGISEKPMPKAEALRQAQLSLLQGKLTAKDAPQRGLGVVSKPGVETTAANNSRSNFSHPYYWAPFILIGNGL from the coding sequence GTGCCTCTAAGTGCAACTGAAAGCAAGATTCCCGCCGCTAGTCAGTCTTTAATTGCTTTGGGACGAAAGATTAGCGAATGCGATCGCACAAATTGTAGCCAAAAAAGCGCCCTCAATGACAAACTCACCGCTGTGGTAGAACAATTCAATCAAGACTTGCTGAAAATTGACAAGGAAATCCGCGCTAACCGTACCACCGACGATGTGTTCTTCGACCCCCGGAAACTGGCGAAAGCTAGAGAAATTGTCAAAGCGCAACCGGGTACAGTGATGATTTACCCCTTAGTGATGGAGAATAAGCTCTGGTTGCTGATGTACTCCGAAGGGGATGTCGTCAAGAAAGTTGAAGTCAATGTTGGACAACAGGAGTTAGGGGAAACAGTCGTCCAGTTCCGTAAATTACTACAAAGTCCTAACTCTAATATTGCAGAAGTTCAAGCCACCAGTGCCAAACTCTACAACTGGTTGATTAAACCCCTAGAAGCGGAACTGAAGGCAAACCCCATTAAACATCTAGTCTTTTCCCTTGATCGGGTGACGCGCTACATCCCCATGAGTGCTCTGTTTGATGGGAAAAACTACCTGATTGAGAACTACTCTGTATATACGGTGCTATCAGCCGATTTGACCGATATGCGCGATCGCCTGCCAACCGGAACTCAAAACACCCCTATTCTGGCAATGGGACTATCAGATGCTGTCTCTGGTTTCAATGCTTTGCCGAATGTACCCGCCGAATTAGATGCGATCGTGCTAACGAAAACCAACGATACCCAAGGCATTTATCCGGGAGAGAAATTCCTAAACCACGCCTTTGACTTTCGTACTCTGCGAGACAATCTCACGGGATACAAGATTTTGCACCTTGCCACTCACGGTGAATTTGTGCCAAATAGCTCAGATAAGTCTTACCTTCTGTTAGGAACAGGTGAACAGCTAACGATCGCCAAGATTAATGCCTTGACGGCATTAAGTAATATTCACCTCGTCGTCCTATCCGCTTGCGAAACGGCATTGGCTGGGCCTCGTCAAGATGGGGTAGAAATTGCCAGTGTCGCCTACTACTTTCTCAATGGGGGAGCTAAAGCAGTGATGGCTTCCCTGTGGTCAGTTAACGATGCCAGCACTAGCTTATTGATGCAACAATTTTACAAGGATTTAGCTAGTGGAATATCAGAAAAACCGATGCCTAAAGCCGAAGCACTGCGTCAAGCACAACTTAGTTTGTTGCAAGGTAAACTCACGGCTAAAGATGCTCCACAACGAGGACTTGGGGTTGTCTCCAAACCTGGGGTAGAGACTACCGCAGCTAATAACAGCCGTTCCAATTTTTCTCACCCCTACTACTGGGCACCCTTTATTCTAATTGGCAATGGTTTGTAG
- a CDS encoding Uma2 family endonuclease, translating into MLLALEQIIVPPGHQLLLKNVNWQQFQDILNNLGESRSARLSYSQGTLEIMTPLPEHEDNKVIIGDFVKAILEEMDIEFRSLGSTTFENEAMRQAVEPDDCFYIQKEAKIRGKKRLNLEIDPPPELAIEIDITSRTKFNNYQELGVTELWRYNGKKLEINILQSGKYVQSGTSLAFPNLPMADVLHDFVEQSKVRGRNATMKAFRAWVREQLARHEQP; encoded by the coding sequence ATGCTGTTAGCCCTCGAACAAATTATCGTACCACCCGGACATCAACTGCTCTTAAAAAATGTCAACTGGCAGCAATTCCAAGATATTTTAAACAATTTGGGTGAAAGTCGCAGTGCGAGACTTTCTTATAGCCAAGGTACGCTAGAAATTATGACTCCACTGCCAGAGCATGAAGATAACAAAGTCATTATTGGGGATTTTGTCAAAGCAATTCTGGAAGAAATGGACATCGAGTTTAGGAGCCTTGGTTCAACGACGTTTGAAAATGAAGCGATGAGACAAGCCGTTGAACCCGATGATTGTTTTTATATTCAGAAAGAAGCCAAAATTAGAGGCAAGAAACGGCTAAATTTAGAAATAGACCCGCCGCCCGAATTAGCCATTGAAATTGATATTACATCGAGAACTAAGTTTAATAATTATCAAGAATTAGGGGTGACTGAACTCTGGCGTTATAACGGCAAAAAGCTAGAAATTAATATTCTTCAGTCTGGCAAATATGTTCAGTCAGGAACTAGCTTGGCTTTTCCCAATTTACCTATGGCTGATGTTCTCCACGATTTTGTGGAACAAAGTAAAGTAAGAGGGAGAAATGCGACGATGAAAGCTTTCCGGGCTTGGGTGAGAGAACAATTAGCAAGGCATGAACAACCCTGA
- a CDS encoding glutamine amidotransferase: MKKILIVVHQPTSDTGLVGQILRAWGYTLDIRVPSQQDELPPTMDNHEGVIIFGGPMSANDRETLPFIGTELDWIPVALKSGKPYLGICLGAQLLARVLGATVQPHPDGRVEIGYFPVMPTGMDSEHFDQPLYVYHWHREGFELPKGAVSLFEGEVFKNQAFRYGENAYGVQFHPEMTREMMERWTTEGAHMVTLPGAQSRDEHFYQHSLYAIAMENWLKRFLCHWLGQDAITQKVCA, translated from the coding sequence GTGAAAAAGATTCTGATCGTCGTCCACCAACCCACCTCTGATACTGGACTCGTGGGGCAAATTCTTCGCGCTTGGGGCTATACCCTAGATATCCGAGTACCGAGTCAGCAGGACGAACTCCCCCCAACGATGGATAATCACGAAGGTGTGATCATTTTTGGGGGGCCGATGAGTGCAAATGATCGCGAAACTCTCCCCTTCATCGGTACCGAACTTGATTGGATTCCAGTTGCTCTAAAATCGGGTAAACCTTACCTGGGAATCTGCCTCGGTGCTCAATTATTAGCCCGTGTCCTCGGTGCAACGGTTCAACCTCATCCTGATGGCAGGGTAGAAATCGGCTACTTTCCAGTGATGCCGACTGGAATGGATAGCGAACATTTCGATCAGCCGTTGTATGTCTATCACTGGCACCGTGAAGGGTTTGAACTGCCGAAGGGTGCAGTTTCCCTGTTTGAAGGCGAAGTTTTTAAGAATCAGGCATTTCGCTATGGTGAGAATGCCTATGGTGTCCAGTTTCACCCGGAGATGACGCGAGAGATGATGGAACGGTGGACGACAGAGGGCGCTCACATGGTAACCCTTCCGGGGGCACAGTCTCGTGATGAGCATTTCTACCAGCATTCCTTATATGCGATCGCAATGGAAAATTGGCTCAAAAGATTTCTCTGCCACTGGTTGGGACAAGATGCGATTACCCAAAAAGTCTGCGCGTGA
- a CDS encoding DUF3370 family protein, which translates to MRFSLSFLASSFAVLNLSIPRALGFTDIQTHWAQACINQMAPRKLVSGYPDGTFRPNATITRAEFAVLMLNAFPDAPQKRAGTTFKDVPTSHWAHKAIQDAYKRGFFSGYPGGVFLPNQAIPRVQAIGVLAGAKNFNFSGNAEGTLRQYFTDAAQIPDYAKNAIAAATINSLVVNYPNVKQLKPNQTATRGEVASLICRALFIYAVQPQYIAGVETRPQSVRALPGKLDTVPTFNSNSPELVKTEGILLSTFPPEGKQVPSAHLNFPFEGRFDVFTHHIARAETQAETGTLYQGVIVHNPSDKPVTVEVLQAASYLSTPEAPFKELPDMKDNADGSVYSGPGSRTMSDVLRGVRQGIFPAQLVIEPGQSQILMNQPITIERAPASNGRSTMMRLRSNGPVYVANLAKRGVRAPTLKEWQGLLETGGFAGPRDPIPTPLDPPREPTVFSRVAGVSEGAQWQAEITDTPNGEHLSLPEPGKAFSYVVGTLHLITLGTGQIQSAAMLRRYEDTAYFAHSNYGVEYNLTLPLKNTTSQPQTVTVSLQTPLKDEGGKDVLLFLNPRVDQIFFRGTVKVSYKDDAGQSQTRYVHLVQRRGQPGEPLVTLTLPPEASREVQVSLVYPPDSTPPQVLTVKTLDK; encoded by the coding sequence ATGCGTTTTAGCTTAAGTTTCCTGGCTAGTAGTTTTGCTGTGTTGAACTTATCCATTCCCAGGGCGTTGGGGTTTACTGACATCCAAACTCATTGGGCGCAAGCGTGTATCAATCAGATGGCACCGCGCAAGCTGGTGAGTGGTTACCCGGATGGTACTTTTCGTCCTAATGCAACGATTACCCGTGCTGAGTTTGCGGTTTTGATGCTCAATGCTTTCCCAGATGCCCCCCAAAAGCGGGCTGGGACAACGTTTAAAGATGTGCCGACGAGTCACTGGGCGCATAAGGCAATTCAGGATGCTTACAAACGCGGCTTTTTTTCCGGTTATCCCGGTGGGGTGTTTCTCCCGAACCAAGCGATTCCGAGAGTGCAAGCGATTGGTGTTTTGGCAGGGGCAAAGAATTTTAACTTTTCCGGCAATGCGGAGGGAACGCTAAGGCAGTATTTTACCGATGCGGCACAGATTCCGGATTATGCCAAAAATGCGATCGCCGCTGCAACCATCAATAGTCTCGTCGTCAACTATCCCAACGTTAAACAGCTCAAACCCAATCAAACTGCCACTCGTGGGGAAGTCGCGTCGTTAATTTGTCGGGCGTTATTCATCTATGCGGTGCAGCCGCAGTACATTGCTGGGGTAGAAACTCGCCCCCAATCGGTTCGGGCGCTACCGGGAAAACTCGATACTGTTCCTACATTTAACAGCAACAGTCCAGAACTGGTAAAAACAGAAGGGATTTTGCTGTCAACCTTCCCACCAGAAGGAAAACAGGTACCCTCTGCCCATCTCAATTTCCCCTTTGAGGGACGATTTGATGTCTTTACTCACCATATCGCTAGGGCGGAAACGCAAGCAGAAACGGGTACCCTTTACCAAGGGGTGATTGTCCACAATCCCAGTGATAAACCCGTCACGGTGGAGGTTTTGCAAGCTGCCAGTTATCTTTCGACTCCAGAAGCACCCTTCAAAGAGTTACCCGATATGAAGGATAATGCCGATGGCAGCGTCTACTCTGGCCCTGGTAGCCGGACGATGAGTGATGTTCTGCGAGGAGTGCGGCAGGGGATTTTCCCCGCGCAGTTGGTGATTGAGCCGGGGCAAAGTCAGATATTAATGAATCAGCCGATTACGATAGAACGGGCACCCGCTTCTAATGGTCGTTCTACGATGATGCGGTTGAGGAGTAATGGGCCAGTTTATGTGGCGAATTTAGCCAAGAGAGGTGTCCGCGCACCAACGCTGAAAGAATGGCAAGGATTACTGGAAACTGGAGGTTTTGCAGGGCCACGCGACCCGATTCCCACACCCCTCGACCCACCCAGAGAACCCACGGTGTTTAGTCGTGTGGCGGGTGTTTCTGAGGGGGCGCAATGGCAGGCAGAGATTACAGATACTCCGAATGGGGAACACCTCAGCCTCCCTGAACCGGGAAAGGCGTTCTCCTACGTCGTGGGTACATTACATTTGATTACTCTGGGCACGGGGCAAATCCAAAGTGCAGCGATGTTAAGGCGCTATGAAGATACAGCTTATTTTGCCCACAGTAATTATGGGGTGGAATACAATCTCACGTTGCCGCTGAAAAACACTACAAGTCAACCTCAGACGGTGACGGTATCCTTGCAAACGCCCTTGAAGGATGAGGGAGGGAAAGATGTACTGCTGTTCTTGAACCCACGAGTTGACCAGATTTTCTTTCGCGGTACGGTGAAGGTGAGTTATAAGGATGATGCAGGACAATCGCAGACGCGCTATGTGCATCTAGTACAGCGACGGGGGCAACCGGGTGAACCCTTGGTAACGCTAACTCTACCACCTGAGGCAAGTCGGGAAGTCCAGGTAAGCTTAGTCTATCCTCCAGATTCCACTCCACCGCAAGTTTTGACAGTTAAAACGTTGGATAAATAA
- a CDS encoding DUF6364 family protein, translating into MQKKPLSLRIEESRLEKLKQYASQKKKTMTQLIEDWIDRLPPPSSTDAP; encoded by the coding sequence ATGCAGAAGAAACCTCTGAGCCTGCGAATTGAGGAAAGTCGTTTAGAAAAGCTAAAACAATATGCTAGCCAGAAAAAGAAAACAATGACCCAGCTAATAGAGGATTGGATAGACAGACTGCCACCGCCATCTAGCACTGACGCCCCTTAA
- a CDS encoding transposase: protein MKTLKFKLYSHKRNKYLKRTISAAGVIYNHCIALHRRYYRMWGQHLPSRQLQKHIAKLRKRNPLWQLVGSQAVQDICQRIDKAYHLFFKHHKKGVKPPSFKKVKKYKSFTLKQAGYKFLGGNRVKIGSRVYQYWNSREIEGTVKTLTIKRTALGELFMVVVVDGYSTAEVTFETGKIAGFDFGLKAFLTCSEGFKVESPEFLKSSLNVLQKASKQHSKKQKGSNNRRLARKHLVRCHEAISNRRRDWFWKLAHKLTDQFDLLCFETLNLKGMQRLWGRKVSDLALGDFLQILEWVAKNKGKRVIYIDRWYPSSKTCSCCGHILDELDLSVRRWRCLSCHSVNDRDENAALNIKRVGSSTLGLGDVRQELLLQSLLDA from the coding sequence ATGAAAACCCTGAAGTTTAAGCTCTACAGCCACAAGCGGAATAAATACCTCAAACGGACAATCAGCGCGGCTGGGGTAATTTATAACCATTGCATTGCTCTGCATCGTCGATACTATCGGATGTGGGGTCAGCACTTGCCCTCGCGTCAACTTCAGAAACATATCGCTAAATTGCGCAAGCGTAATCCGTTGTGGCAATTAGTAGGTTCTCAAGCTGTTCAGGATATCTGTCAACGCATTGATAAAGCCTATCACCTATTCTTCAAACACCACAAAAAAGGAGTCAAACCACCGAGTTTTAAGAAAGTCAAAAAATATAAGTCATTCACCCTCAAGCAAGCCGGATACAAATTCTTGGGAGGAAATCGAGTCAAGATAGGAAGTCGGGTATATCAATACTGGAACTCCAGAGAGATAGAAGGAACCGTTAAAACTTTAACCATCAAACGTACCGCTTTAGGTGAGCTGTTCATGGTTGTCGTTGTTGACGGATATTCAACAGCAGAAGTCACATTCGAGACAGGTAAGATAGCTGGATTTGACTTTGGGTTGAAAGCGTTCCTCACTTGCTCGGAAGGATTCAAGGTTGAATCCCCCGAATTCCTAAAATCATCCCTCAATGTCCTCCAAAAAGCGTCTAAGCAGCACTCTAAAAAACAGAAGGGGTCAAACAACCGTAGACTTGCAAGGAAACATTTGGTTCGTTGTCACGAGGCTATTAGTAACCGCAGGCGCGATTGGTTCTGGAAGTTAGCACACAAGCTGACTGATCAGTTTGACCTGTTATGTTTCGAGACGCTAAACCTCAAAGGGATGCAGCGTTTATGGGGACGCAAGGTTAGCGACTTGGCTTTAGGGGATTTCTTGCAAATACTGGAATGGGTAGCCAAGAACAAAGGGAAGCGAGTTATCTATATTGACCGCTGGTATCCCTCTAGTAAAACCTGTTCTTGTTGTGGTCATATTCTAGACGAACTAGATTTGTCGGTTAGACGCTGGCGTTGTCTATCCTGCCACTCGGTCAATGACAGGGATGAGAACGCCGCATTAAATATTAAAAGGGTTGGGAGTTCAACCCTAGGCTTAGGGGATGTCAGACAGGAGTTACTCCTGCAATCCCTGCTCGATGCCTGA